Proteins from a single region of Geothrix sp. PMB-07:
- a CDS encoding winged helix-turn-helix domain-containing protein, giving the protein MRILLVEDDAQLGAALLRALVQAGFDATWVRGAQDGDLHLRTQSYGALLLDLGLPDGSGMDVLKALRLRDDRTPVLILTARDGLEDRVLGLDEGADDYLVKPFAVPELLSRIRALVRRSSGFAARRWVLGDLVLEPENRVVTLKGEALELGPREYQVLLLLARSAGRVVSRTQLEEDIFDLGEEPESNTIEVHIHRLRRKLGHRRIRTIRGLGYLLENT; this is encoded by the coding sequence ATCCGGATCCTTCTGGTGGAGGATGATGCCCAATTGGGCGCCGCCCTGCTGCGGGCGCTTGTGCAGGCGGGCTTCGACGCGACGTGGGTGCGGGGCGCGCAGGATGGCGACCTCCACCTGCGCACCCAATCCTACGGAGCGCTGCTGCTGGACCTGGGCCTTCCCGACGGCTCGGGCATGGACGTGCTCAAGGCCCTGCGCCTGCGCGATGACCGCACCCCTGTGCTCATTCTCACCGCGCGGGACGGCCTTGAGGATCGCGTGCTGGGCCTGGATGAGGGCGCCGACGACTACCTGGTGAAGCCCTTCGCGGTTCCGGAGCTGCTGTCACGCATCCGGGCCCTGGTGCGCCGCAGCTCGGGCTTCGCCGCCCGGCGCTGGGTGTTGGGGGACCTGGTCCTGGAGCCCGAAAACCGCGTCGTCACGCTGAAGGGAGAGGCCCTGGAGCTGGGCCCGCGCGAGTACCAGGTGCTGCTTCTTTTGGCGCGGTCGGCGGGGCGCGTGGTGAGCCGCACCCAGCTGGAGGAGGACATCTTCGATCTGGGTGAAGAACCGGAAAGCAACACCATCGAAGTGCACATCCACCGCCTGCGCAGGAAGCTCGGCCACCGCCGCATCCGCACCATCCGCGGCCTGGGCTACCTGCTG
- a CDS encoding ParA family protein codes for MLISLINLKGGSGKTTYSKELASLLAEYGLLAKGLDLNPENGDFRAWAELAAVPCRSLYPTDLGLLEQAAKGKQIFVADCPPWEGEETRTALAYSAGILVPVGPSPQDLRGLGRTLDLVRAAKAGANPEMRVAILGTNYRANTGWWRNWAGALEASASPEEDIHFAGLVQERQGLVDAFGRGIAACQQPNAAGVEVREAMVRVAEILGLDIPFAVKEVL; via the coding sequence ATGCTCATTAGCCTCATCAACCTCAAAGGTGGATCAGGTAAGACCACTTATTCCAAGGAGTTGGCATCACTATTGGCTGAATACGGTCTGCTGGCCAAGGGTCTGGATCTGAACCCCGAGAATGGCGATTTCAGGGCTTGGGCCGAGCTGGCGGCAGTTCCGTGTCGCAGCCTCTACCCAACAGACCTCGGCCTGCTTGAGCAGGCCGCTAAGGGCAAACAGATCTTCGTGGCCGATTGCCCACCGTGGGAGGGCGAGGAGACCCGCACGGCCTTGGCTTATTCGGCAGGGATTCTGGTGCCTGTTGGTCCAAGTCCACAGGATCTGCGTGGCCTTGGGCGAACCCTGGATCTTGTCCGCGCCGCGAAGGCAGGGGCCAACCCCGAGATGCGCGTCGCCATCCTTGGGACCAATTACCGGGCGAACACTGGCTGGTGGAGGAATTGGGCAGGAGCCCTGGAGGCGTCGGCCAGCCCTGAGGAGGACATCCACTTCGCTGGTCTGGTCCAGGAACGCCAGGGCCTCGTCGACGCTTTTGGCCGCGGCATTGCCGCCTGCCAGCAACCCAACGCCGCGGGCGTTGAGGTTCGCGAGGCCATGGTCCGTGTCGCCGAGATCCTTGGCCTCGACATCCCATTTGCCGTAAAGGAGGTCCTGTGA